A single genomic interval of Staphylococcus hyicus harbors:
- the mazE gene encoding type II toxin-antitoxin system antitoxin MazE: MSAFYQTRGKSLEQLLKEGYVQMADLNLSLATEAYSVECEACDCNESHLLSNNKDD, from the coding sequence ATGTCAGCATTCTATCAAACAAGAGGTAAAAGCTTAGAACAATTGTTAAAAGAAGGGTATGTTCAGATGGCAGATTTAAATCTCTCCCTAGCAACAGAAGCATACTCCGTTGAATGTGAAGCTTGTGATTGTAATGAATCACACTTACTTTCTAACAATAAGGAT